From Mycolicibacterium nivoides, a single genomic window includes:
- a CDS encoding amidohydrolase family protein, protein MPSDLEDSLSDSSIFTIGRDHELSFLPEPEPKPVWCPVISVDDHSFEPSTLFDTVPAKFRDDVPRLVDVDGRPAWQIADKQFFFSGMDGAAGRPITEWRSMQMRLQDYRASVYDTDARVRDMDIAGVWGSLCFPSITWGFAGTTLSRMPDKELGFACVQAYNDWAVEQWAGSHPDRFIPCALSYLADAELAAKEIYRNAERGVHAVSFTENPAQLGFPSVHSDHWEPFWRACAETETAINLHIGSSGRISCPSPDTPVPAQVALFPLNGIETVVDWIFSGIAQRYNDIHIVLSEAGISWVPMVVERLHRAYRQREAEPEVWAGSTIHPVDVLHRNFWFTSIEDPSAFQRLDVISEDRMMLEVDFPHTDSSWPDSQELFRAELETLPTETIKKICYGNAAALYHHPEPPQSMLDESVLFAPR, encoded by the coding sequence ATGCCCAGTGATCTGGAGGATTCGCTTTCGGATTCCAGCATCTTCACGATCGGCCGCGACCACGAGTTGTCGTTCCTGCCCGAGCCCGAGCCCAAACCCGTTTGGTGCCCTGTCATCTCGGTCGATGACCACTCTTTCGAGCCATCGACACTCTTCGACACCGTGCCGGCCAAGTTTCGCGATGACGTTCCGCGGCTGGTCGATGTCGACGGCCGTCCGGCGTGGCAGATCGCCGATAAGCAGTTCTTCTTCAGCGGGATGGACGGTGCGGCCGGGCGGCCCATCACCGAGTGGCGGTCCATGCAGATGCGACTCCAGGACTATCGCGCGTCGGTCTACGACACCGACGCGCGAGTCCGCGACATGGATATCGCGGGTGTCTGGGGTTCGCTGTGTTTCCCCTCCATCACGTGGGGGTTTGCCGGCACCACGCTGTCGCGGATGCCGGACAAGGAGTTGGGTTTCGCGTGTGTGCAGGCCTACAACGACTGGGCGGTCGAACAGTGGGCGGGTTCGCATCCCGATCGTTTCATCCCGTGCGCACTGAGCTACCTGGCCGACGCAGAACTGGCCGCCAAGGAGATCTACCGCAACGCGGAGCGCGGTGTACACGCGGTCAGCTTCACCGAGAATCCGGCCCAGCTCGGATTCCCCAGCGTGCATTCCGATCACTGGGAGCCGTTCTGGCGGGCCTGCGCCGAGACCGAGACCGCGATCAATCTGCACATCGGGTCGTCCGGGCGGATCAGCTGCCCCTCGCCCGATACCCCGGTACCGGCCCAGGTCGCGTTGTTCCCACTCAACGGCATCGAAACCGTCGTCGACTGGATATTCTCTGGAATTGCGCAGCGTTACAACGATATTCACATCGTGTTGTCGGAGGCCGGTATCTCCTGGGTGCCGATGGTCGTGGAGCGCCTGCACCGCGCCTACCGCCAGCGGGAAGCCGAACCCGAGGTCTGGGCAGGTTCGACAATTCACCCTGTCGACGTTCTGCACCGCAACTTCTGGTTCACCTCCATCGAGGATCCGTCCGCATTCCAGCGCCTCGATGTGATCAGCGAAGACCGGATGATGCTCGAAGTGGACTTCCCGCACACCGACAGCTCCTGGCCGGACAGCCAAGAACTGTTCCGCGCCGAGCTGGAAACACTGCCGACCGAGACCATCAAGAAGATCTGTTACGGCAATGCCGCGGCGCTGTATCACCACCCGGAGCCACCGCAGTCCATGCTCGACGAATCGGTACTGTTTGCACCGAGATAG
- a CDS encoding NADPH-dependent FMN reductase — protein MQTKKPLVVGIGGTLRADSSTERVLRHCLASVERLGADTKLFCGDDLDLPMYNPYGTMRTAKATALVAGLRAADAVVVASPGYHGAVSGLVKNALDYAEDLRADGRTYLADIRWGAIACAYGWQAAVGTLGQLRTIGHALRAWPTPLGVAINSATATWGPDGSIQDESVIGQIDCLAAQLLDQSTDTV, from the coding sequence GTGCAAACAAAGAAGCCCCTGGTGGTCGGTATCGGCGGCACCTTGCGTGCCGACTCATCCACCGAACGGGTGTTACGGCACTGCCTGGCCTCCGTCGAGCGCCTGGGTGCCGACACGAAGTTGTTCTGCGGTGACGACCTGGACCTGCCGATGTACAACCCCTACGGCACCATGCGGACTGCCAAGGCGACCGCTCTGGTGGCAGGTTTGCGGGCCGCCGATGCGGTGGTCGTCGCCTCGCCTGGGTACCACGGCGCGGTCTCGGGACTGGTGAAGAACGCCTTGGACTACGCCGAGGATCTCCGTGCTGACGGGCGTACCTATCTAGCTGACATCCGTTGGGGCGCCATCGCATGCGCGTACGGGTGGCAGGCCGCAGTCGGAACGCTCGGGCAGTTGCGAACGATTGGCCACGCACTGCGTGCGTGGCCGACTCCCTTGGGTGTGGCGATCAACTCCGCGACGGCGACATGGGGTCCGGACGGCTCGATCCAGGACGAGTCCGTCATCGGTCAGATCGACTGTCTTGCCGCGCAACTCCTCGACCAATCCACCGACACCGTGTGA
- a CDS encoding zinc-binding dehydrogenase has translation MRSAVLHELGANLSVETVTPLPPGPRDVIVEVRASGICHTDLSMRNGLFPTMFSGPMIGGHEGAGIVLDVGSQVSRVAVGDRVVTSFRPACGTCTYCTDGRTHLCDSLASLMQRPRAVRSDHTRVNTMSGIGTFSQFLTCDEASVVPVRTDLPDAHLALLGCGMTTGVGAALFTAHVRPGTTVAVVGCGGVGLSVIQGAVVAGAARIIAIDPVASKRELALRIGATDVIDPSAHPAAEQVREMTRGRGVDFAFDVVGGPVTFASTYAMLDKGGVIVLVGYGPIDSELRLPAFDLQSQEKMVKGCVAGSAQIRRDFQKFIDLIEHGRLRTDDMVSHEVALDGINDAMQAMLSGDVVRSVITTF, from the coding sequence ATGAGGTCCGCGGTTCTGCATGAACTTGGAGCCAACCTCTCGGTCGAGACCGTCACCCCGTTGCCGCCGGGCCCGCGGGATGTCATCGTGGAGGTCCGGGCCAGCGGTATCTGTCACACCGATCTGTCCATGCGCAATGGCCTGTTCCCTACGATGTTCTCGGGCCCGATGATCGGTGGACACGAAGGCGCAGGCATCGTCCTCGACGTCGGCTCACAGGTGTCCCGCGTGGCAGTCGGGGATCGGGTGGTCACCTCCTTCCGGCCCGCGTGCGGCACGTGCACGTACTGCACCGACGGCCGCACCCACCTGTGTGACTCGCTGGCCTCGTTGATGCAGCGCCCGCGCGCGGTGCGAAGTGACCACACGCGCGTCAACACGATGAGCGGTATCGGTACTTTCAGTCAGTTCCTCACCTGTGACGAAGCATCGGTGGTACCGGTGCGGACGGACCTGCCCGACGCGCACCTGGCGCTGCTCGGCTGCGGCATGACGACCGGGGTCGGCGCGGCCCTGTTCACCGCGCATGTCAGGCCGGGTACGACGGTGGCTGTCGTCGGGTGCGGCGGGGTGGGACTGTCGGTCATCCAGGGGGCGGTGGTCGCCGGGGCAGCTCGGATCATCGCGATCGACCCAGTCGCATCGAAACGTGAACTTGCACTGCGGATTGGGGCCACCGATGTCATCGACCCGTCGGCACACCCGGCAGCCGAGCAGGTGCGGGAGATGACCCGCGGACGTGGTGTCGATTTCGCCTTCGATGTCGTCGGTGGACCGGTAACGTTCGCATCGACCTACGCCATGCTCGACAAGGGCGGAGTGATCGTACTGGTCGGCTATGGTCCGATCGACAGTGAACTGCGACTGCCGGCATTCGACCTGCAGTCTCAGGAGAAGATGGTGAAGGGCTGCGTGGCCGGATCGGCCCAGATACGCCGGGATTTCCAGAAATTCATCGATCTCATCGAACACGGTCGACTCAGGACCGATGACATGGTGTCCCACGAGGTGGCCTTGGACGGCATCAATGACGCGATGCAGGCGATGCTGTCCGGGGACGTGGTTCGCAGCGTCATCACCACCTTCTGA
- a CDS encoding cytochrome P450 has protein sequence MTQTQSGHGLESDDAAGAVTTFDHLDPELNYERLQQVYRGLNSGCPVPKTAAHGGYALVTRYDDVIEVEKDAKTFSSASGVLHPPHEGRPPSIPIEFDGAEHIAYRKLFMEVLSAPRVRKLLPYLEGLTERMLDGFAAGDETDFVQNVAVQIPVRAVGHLLGLGEDANEMIQAFATKILENAGTPAMVEALQELDVEAARYFGERRDNPGDDYLSRLVHMDFGGRKLTDDELKNIFRTFVFAGFETTAHAIGSLVHHVVSDPDLQAGMRSGAIPLEGVVEEGLRMLPPVQTMFRTTTSPTTLNGSDLSTGERLVLLYAVANRDPAQFEDAESFCPNRVNPRQHVTFGIGPHYCAGATLARAEIHVLMKALLNRPPLELVGEPRHNPHLMMGQMMGIDYLPVRFQEGPC, from the coding sequence ATGACACAGACGCAATCCGGTCACGGCCTCGAATCCGACGACGCCGCAGGTGCGGTGACGACATTCGACCACCTCGACCCGGAGCTCAACTACGAAAGACTGCAACAGGTTTACCGTGGCCTCAACTCGGGTTGTCCGGTACCGAAGACCGCCGCCCATGGTGGTTACGCGCTGGTGACCCGATACGACGATGTGATCGAGGTCGAAAAGGACGCCAAGACGTTCTCGTCGGCCAGTGGCGTGCTGCATCCTCCGCATGAGGGCCGCCCTCCCAGCATCCCGATCGAATTCGATGGGGCTGAGCACATCGCCTACCGGAAACTGTTCATGGAGGTACTCAGCGCACCCCGGGTGCGTAAGCTCCTGCCCTACCTGGAGGGCCTCACCGAACGCATGCTCGACGGGTTCGCCGCCGGGGATGAGACCGATTTCGTGCAGAATGTCGCGGTGCAAATCCCGGTGCGCGCCGTGGGACATCTGCTCGGTCTCGGCGAGGATGCCAATGAGATGATCCAGGCCTTCGCTACAAAGATCCTGGAGAACGCCGGCACACCGGCCATGGTGGAGGCCCTGCAGGAGCTCGATGTAGAGGCCGCCCGGTACTTCGGTGAGAGACGGGACAATCCCGGTGACGACTATCTGAGTCGACTGGTACACATGGACTTCGGCGGTCGCAAGCTCACCGACGACGAGCTGAAGAACATCTTCCGGACGTTCGTGTTCGCCGGGTTCGAAACCACGGCTCATGCCATCGGAAGTCTGGTGCATCATGTGGTCAGCGATCCGGACCTGCAGGCCGGCATGCGCTCGGGTGCCATTCCGTTGGAGGGTGTCGTGGAGGAAGGTCTGCGGATGCTGCCGCCCGTGCAGACCATGTTCCGCACCACGACCTCACCGACCACGCTCAACGGCAGCGACCTGTCCACCGGTGAGCGGCTGGTTCTGCTCTACGCGGTTGCCAACCGCGACCCCGCACAGTTCGAGGATGCCGAGTCGTTCTGTCCGAACCGCGTCAATCCCAGACAACACGTGACGTTCGGCATCGGACCGCACTACTGCGCGGGAGCGACTTTGGCGCGCGCGGAGATTCATGTCCTGATGAAGGCTCTCCTGAACCGGCCGCCGCTGGAACTGGTGGGTGAACCGAGACACAATCCGCATCTCATGATGGGCCAGATGATGGGCATCGATTACCTGCCGGTGCGTTTCCAGGAAGGGCCATGCTGA
- a CDS encoding amidohydrolase family protein codes for MSTVLDVDSHEMAPLELWGEVFGEEIARRINEVGFDILTRTRANSLSVPGLEGDTTAINQESVWQLKGATAPSAIDLRRRPAVLDEMEISRQLVFPTFGLFALILVNDPNAPAWLGFDAQKFDGRAIGRQAVDAHNEWAAEITRSTSNRVRPVGIVMTDAPAESIVEQAKWAIDQGIRALMIPANVPPAGASPAHPQLDPFWRLAAEADVPVTIHLGTDSGFISSSAWSQGVEIFHPSDKSSIELPIEPYRATNIHYCAENMVSTMVLGGVFERHPALRFGAIELAAGWAGPLADRLDIWADTMFKSRLKDTLSLRPSEYLARNVRVTPFYFEPLGRYYEQHTNVWPMYCYATDFPHVEGGKDSRTVLTKALSSAPQSAVEQFFNTNGELLLPA; via the coding sequence GTGTCAACGGTTCTCGACGTCGATAGCCACGAGATGGCGCCGCTGGAGCTTTGGGGTGAGGTGTTCGGCGAAGAGATCGCCCGCCGCATCAATGAGGTCGGATTCGACATCCTGACCCGAACCCGGGCCAATTCGCTATCGGTGCCGGGGCTGGAAGGTGACACCACTGCGATCAACCAGGAATCGGTGTGGCAACTCAAGGGCGCGACCGCCCCGTCGGCCATCGACCTGCGTCGCCGTCCGGCGGTTCTCGACGAGATGGAGATCTCTCGTCAGCTCGTTTTCCCGACCTTCGGCCTGTTCGCGCTGATCCTGGTGAACGACCCGAACGCACCTGCCTGGCTCGGATTCGATGCGCAGAAGTTCGATGGCCGCGCGATTGGCCGTCAAGCGGTCGATGCCCATAACGAGTGGGCCGCTGAGATCACCCGGTCGACATCGAATCGGGTACGGCCGGTCGGCATCGTGATGACCGACGCACCCGCGGAATCGATTGTCGAGCAGGCCAAGTGGGCGATCGACCAGGGTATCCGCGCCCTGATGATCCCGGCGAACGTACCCCCAGCGGGTGCGTCGCCGGCCCATCCCCAGCTGGATCCGTTCTGGCGGCTCGCGGCCGAGGCAGACGTTCCGGTGACCATCCATCTCGGTACCGACAGCGGATTCATCAGCTCGTCGGCGTGGTCGCAGGGTGTCGAGATCTTCCATCCGTCCGACAAATCGAGCATCGAACTGCCGATCGAGCCGTATCGAGCCACCAACATTCACTACTGCGCGGAGAACATGGTCTCCACAATGGTTCTCGGCGGAGTCTTCGAGCGGCACCCGGCGCTGCGATTCGGAGCCATCGAGCTGGCCGCCGGCTGGGCAGGTCCACTCGCCGACCGGCTGGATATCTGGGCTGACACGATGTTCAAGTCACGACTCAAGGACACGCTCTCGTTGCGGCCCTCCGAGTATCTCGCCCGCAACGTGCGCGTCACTCCGTTCTATTTCGAGCCACTGGGGCGTTATTACGAGCAACACACCAATGTGTGGCCAATGTACTGCTACGCCACCGATTTCCCCCATGTCGAAGGCGGTAAAGATTCCCGGACGGTGTTGACCAAGGCACTGTCGTCGGCACCGCAATCGGCGGTCGAACAGTTCTTCAACACCAACGGCGAGTTACTGCTGCCGGCGTGA
- a CDS encoding thiamine pyrophosphate-binding protein: MSHKISGHTALAQAFVDQRVTTAFGVIGEGNIQVLAQLRDNHGVDYVKAAREDGAVLMAGGYAAVTGAVGFASVTHGPGLTNAVTALTHLARRRIPVVVFAGDTDPLLPHGRQRVDQAGIVAPTGAGFQQVYSADAISDDVAHAFGRARDERRPIVLNVTVDVQRRSTTYQPTQVNIAALQAIAPDPAALDLAAGAIADARRPVILAGRGAVLAEARTQLTALAARIGAPLATTVCAKDYFRGEPFDLGICGSLSHQIATDTILAADCLIVFGASLNTDTTAEGSLLEGKRIVQVDLESAHLGRHAPVAAAVHADAAQTAVTLVDWFDEVNLPRSGTLCTPELAERLAQYDPRTEFTAQRSDMVDHRELTLLLDAVFERERTYVCDSGLFMLPGYSWLHVTEPSAFIETVAFGSIGLGLATAVGAAVGRPDRPTLVTVGDGGLTMGVAELLTAARYGLDMVVVVYNDGAYGAELAITDRIGMGHDLPLLGDVNFAAVAEAMGVPAVRIEGPDQLDRIATALAGRTGPLLIDVRTGTPPAH, translated from the coding sequence ATGTCCCACAAAATCTCCGGCCATACGGCCCTTGCTCAGGCATTCGTCGATCAGCGCGTCACAACCGCCTTCGGGGTGATCGGGGAAGGCAACATCCAGGTGCTCGCCCAGCTGCGGGACAACCATGGCGTCGACTACGTGAAGGCCGCCCGTGAGGACGGTGCGGTGCTGATGGCCGGTGGGTACGCCGCGGTCACCGGTGCGGTCGGCTTCGCCTCGGTGACGCACGGTCCCGGCCTGACCAACGCGGTCACCGCCCTGACCCACCTGGCCCGCCGTCGGATTCCGGTGGTGGTTTTCGCGGGCGACACCGACCCTTTGCTACCGCACGGTCGCCAGCGCGTCGACCAGGCCGGTATCGTCGCGCCGACCGGCGCAGGCTTTCAGCAGGTGTACTCCGCCGACGCCATTTCCGACGATGTGGCGCACGCCTTCGGCCGCGCCCGCGACGAACGTCGACCCATCGTGCTCAACGTGACGGTCGACGTCCAACGCCGTTCGACCACCTATCAACCCACTCAGGTCAATATCGCTGCGTTACAGGCCATTGCGCCAGACCCGGCGGCCCTGGACCTGGCCGCCGGAGCGATCGCCGATGCCCGTCGTCCGGTCATCCTGGCCGGGCGTGGGGCGGTGCTGGCGGAGGCTCGTACCCAGCTGACAGCCCTGGCCGCGCGGATCGGAGCCCCGCTCGCCACCACTGTGTGCGCCAAGGATTACTTCCGCGGTGAGCCATTCGATCTGGGGATCTGCGGCAGCCTCTCCCACCAGATCGCCACCGATACCATCCTGGCGGCCGATTGCCTGATCGTCTTTGGGGCCAGCCTGAATACGGATACCACGGCGGAAGGGTCCCTGCTGGAGGGCAAACGCATCGTGCAGGTGGACCTGGAATCCGCGCACCTTGGCCGGCATGCTCCGGTCGCTGCCGCCGTCCACGCCGACGCCGCTCAGACTGCGGTCACCTTGGTGGACTGGTTCGATGAGGTGAATCTGCCGCGATCTGGCACATTATGCACTCCGGAACTCGCGGAGCGACTGGCCCAATACGACCCGCGTACGGAATTCACCGCGCAGCGAAGCGATATGGTCGATCACCGCGAACTGACACTACTGCTGGATGCGGTGTTCGAGCGCGAGCGCACCTATGTCTGCGATTCAGGTTTGTTCATGCTGCCGGGTTACTCGTGGCTGCACGTGACCGAGCCTTCGGCCTTCATCGAGACGGTGGCGTTCGGATCGATCGGCCTCGGGCTGGCGACGGCAGTCGGTGCAGCGGTGGGCAGGCCCGACCGGCCGACGCTGGTGACCGTCGGAGACGGCGGCCTGACCATGGGCGTCGCCGAGCTGCTGACCGCCGCGCGCTACGGACTGGACATGGTTGTGGTGGTGTACAACGACGGCGCCTATGGCGCCGAACTCGCGATCACCGACCGTATCGGCATGGGCCATGATCTGCCGCTGCTCGGGGATGTGAACTTCGCCGCCGTCGCCGAGGCAATGGGCGTACCGGCGGTGCGCATCGAGGGCCCCGATCAACTTGACCGAATCGCCACTGCGCTCGCGGGTCGCACGGGTCCGCTCCTCATCGACGTCAGAACCGGGACTCCCCCAGCACACTGA
- a CDS encoding AMP-binding protein yields the protein MSDVWYGPRDEPSVVGLLRERVDEVGDELFLDFSGQEYTYRQIFERAAAFAAGLGKAGLMPDQTVATMLDNNVDAVSLWFATNLRGGIWVPVNTALKGSFLAHVVADSGARVVVCEADFVDRFRTEIANLPQLERILVRGATACTSIGAVSVEPLADYLLEPDEAAHVVRGARDTALIIYTGGTTGPSKGCVISNGYVFNSARGFIEQCGRKEGELNWSPLPIYHFNLVSGTVVGSMLLRSPASIASRFSVSGFWPEMQRCGAQVVNLLGSMGSLIARMDDTPEMSSCHGQIRVVHGAPFPAELQDIWRSRFGVQVVGGNAYGLTEGFPLTTLPAGIAAPPGSSGKANTECFDVRIFDDSDREVEPGVIGEIVCRPKRPSVMFEGYWERPDAFAAAMGNLWFHTGDLGRFDEDGFFYFEDRKKDYLRRRGENISSQEVEQVILGHIAVAEVAVHAVRSEVTEDDLKVTAVLKAGAQLSEIELFEWLKDRMPYFALPRYIEFRAALPVSAVGRVHKYQLRDEGATTATWDREKANVSWDRR from the coding sequence ATGTCTGATGTGTGGTACGGACCGCGGGATGAGCCCAGCGTCGTCGGGTTGCTTCGGGAACGTGTCGATGAGGTGGGCGATGAGCTGTTTCTCGACTTCAGCGGCCAGGAGTACACGTATCGCCAGATCTTCGAGCGTGCCGCTGCGTTCGCGGCAGGGCTGGGCAAGGCCGGGCTGATGCCGGACCAGACGGTGGCCACGATGCTGGACAACAACGTCGACGCAGTGTCGCTGTGGTTCGCCACCAACCTGCGCGGCGGGATCTGGGTGCCGGTGAACACGGCCCTCAAGGGCAGCTTCTTGGCACATGTCGTCGCGGATTCCGGTGCCCGGGTCGTAGTCTGTGAGGCGGACTTCGTCGACCGGTTTCGTACCGAGATCGCGAATCTTCCTCAGTTGGAACGTATTCTGGTACGCGGCGCCACAGCGTGCACCTCGATCGGTGCGGTCTCGGTGGAACCATTGGCCGACTACCTACTCGAGCCCGACGAAGCCGCCCATGTGGTGCGGGGTGCGCGTGATACCGCGCTGATCATCTACACCGGAGGAACGACGGGTCCCTCGAAAGGATGCGTGATCTCCAATGGGTACGTGTTCAACTCCGCCCGTGGGTTCATCGAGCAGTGCGGGCGCAAAGAGGGCGAGCTCAACTGGAGCCCGCTGCCGATCTATCACTTCAACCTGGTCAGCGGCACGGTCGTCGGCAGCATGTTGCTGCGCAGTCCTGCATCGATCGCCAGCCGGTTCTCGGTTTCGGGTTTCTGGCCGGAGATGCAGCGCTGCGGCGCGCAGGTGGTGAACCTGCTCGGGTCGATGGGTTCACTGATCGCTCGGATGGACGACACGCCGGAGATGTCATCGTGCCATGGCCAGATCCGTGTCGTGCACGGTGCGCCGTTTCCGGCTGAGCTGCAGGATATCTGGCGCTCACGGTTCGGTGTGCAGGTGGTCGGCGGCAACGCCTACGGGCTCACCGAGGGATTTCCGCTGACAACTCTGCCCGCCGGCATCGCGGCACCGCCGGGAAGCTCAGGCAAGGCCAACACCGAGTGCTTCGACGTCCGGATCTTCGATGACAGCGACCGAGAGGTGGAGCCCGGGGTGATCGGTGAGATCGTCTGCCGTCCCAAACGTCCGAGCGTGATGTTCGAAGGATACTGGGAGCGCCCGGATGCATTCGCAGCTGCGATGGGTAACTTGTGGTTCCATACCGGAGATCTCGGCCGCTTCGACGAGGATGGCTTCTTCTACTTCGAGGACCGCAAGAAGGACTACCTGCGGCGTCGTGGTGAGAACATCTCCAGCCAGGAAGTCGAGCAGGTGATCCTCGGTCACATCGCGGTCGCCGAGGTGGCCGTGCATGCGGTGCGCTCCGAGGTGACCGAGGACGATCTCAAGGTGACCGCAGTGCTCAAGGCCGGCGCGCAGCTCAGCGAGATCGAGCTGTTCGAATGGCTCAAGGACCGGATGCCGTACTTTGCGCTGCCCCGCTATATCGAATTCCGTGCAGCACTACCGGTCAGTGCGGTCGGCCGGGTGCACAAGTATCAACTGCGCGACGAGGGTGCCACCACGGCTACCTGGGACCGGGAGAAAGCGAACGTCAGCTGGGACAGGCGATAG
- a CDS encoding enoyl-CoA hydratase/isomerase family protein, with protein MDLSSTGLRVERRGRTAWCTVDNPLRPHTMSDAMYTGLGRLIDKVEADPDLDVLVVTGSGDVFIAGGDPAAHTEDGEDGEDVELPFPTLHRSGVAVIAAINGHCQASGVWFAVLADVAVASDRARFRLPELRLGVAAPWSSAILPAVVGLARAKELALTARSFSADEALSMGLIGRVVPHNDLEDATERIASDLREAGPAARAAWKAAAHQHIPLVDDRSVGASIRTAEAHEGFTAYVQRRPPVWSPRHTGSESAQTDV; from the coding sequence ATGGATTTGAGTAGTACCGGGCTGCGGGTCGAGCGTCGCGGCCGTACCGCGTGGTGCACTGTGGATAATCCCCTTCGGCCCCACACCATGTCGGATGCCATGTACACCGGCCTCGGCCGCCTCATCGACAAGGTCGAGGCCGATCCCGACCTCGACGTACTGGTGGTGACGGGCAGCGGTGATGTCTTCATCGCCGGTGGCGATCCGGCCGCGCACACCGAGGACGGGGAAGATGGTGAGGATGTCGAACTCCCGTTCCCGACATTGCACCGCAGCGGGGTTGCCGTCATCGCCGCGATCAACGGACACTGCCAGGCCAGTGGCGTGTGGTTTGCTGTGCTTGCCGATGTGGCGGTGGCCAGCGACCGGGCCCGGTTCCGGCTGCCGGAACTGCGCCTCGGCGTCGCCGCGCCGTGGAGTTCGGCGATACTGCCCGCCGTGGTGGGCCTGGCGCGTGCCAAAGAACTCGCCCTGACCGCACGCTCGTTCTCGGCCGACGAGGCGCTTTCGATGGGCCTTATCGGCAGGGTGGTGCCGCATAACGACCTCGAAGATGCGACCGAACGTATCGCCTCCGATCTCCGCGAGGCCGGTCCTGCGGCCCGCGCAGCCTGGAAAGCTGCCGCACACCAACATATTCCGTTGGTCGATGATCGCAGTGTGGGTGCCTCGATCAGGACCGCGGAGGCGCACGAAGGATTCACCGCATATGTCCAACGCCGGCCACCGGTCTGGTCGCCGCGGCACACAGGAAGCGAGAGTGCTCAAACAGATGTCTGA
- a CDS encoding acyl-CoA dehydrogenase family protein, producing the protein MKRTIFDDEHEMFRDSTRTFIGRELTKNFEQWEHAGIIDKAVFTKAGAAGILGVAVPEQFGGGGLSDFRFNAIFLEEVCRAGVMNAGLGISNHADVVVPYFIKYGTPEQQQRWLPGLASGELVGAIAMTEPNTGSDLAAISSSAVRDGDSYVLTGNKVFISNGINADIVIVVCRTGFEGPAQRNLSLLVVEADRAGFSRGRNLDKVGQHSADTAELFFDNVVLPADNLLGEEGRGFYQLMTMLPQERLSIAVMALAHARAAFDETLAYCKTRHAFGQPIGSFQNSRFQLATMRTELDVAQAFVDAQLTAHLTGELTGEEAAQAKWWCTDLNSRVLHTCVQLHGAYGYMEECAVGRAWRDGRAMAIYGGTNEIMKDIIGRRMLGV; encoded by the coding sequence TTGAAGCGAACCATCTTTGATGACGAGCATGAGATGTTCCGGGATTCCACCAGAACATTCATCGGGCGCGAGCTCACCAAGAACTTCGAGCAGTGGGAGCACGCAGGAATCATCGACAAAGCGGTCTTCACCAAGGCCGGGGCCGCCGGAATACTGGGTGTGGCCGTCCCCGAACAGTTTGGTGGCGGCGGCCTTTCGGACTTCCGGTTCAATGCCATCTTCCTTGAGGAGGTGTGCCGGGCAGGTGTGATGAATGCCGGGCTGGGCATCTCCAACCATGCAGATGTCGTGGTGCCGTACTTCATCAAGTACGGCACCCCCGAACAACAGCAGCGGTGGTTGCCCGGGCTGGCCTCCGGTGAGCTCGTCGGTGCCATCGCGATGACGGAGCCCAATACCGGCTCGGACCTTGCGGCGATCTCCAGCTCCGCGGTTCGCGACGGAGACTCCTATGTGCTCACCGGCAATAAGGTATTCATATCCAACGGGATCAACGCAGATATCGTCATCGTGGTGTGCCGTACCGGGTTCGAAGGACCTGCGCAGCGAAACTTGAGCCTGCTCGTCGTGGAGGCAGATCGCGCGGGCTTCAGCCGTGGCCGCAATCTGGACAAGGTCGGCCAACACTCTGCCGATACGGCGGAATTGTTCTTCGACAACGTGGTCCTGCCGGCGGACAACCTGCTCGGTGAGGAGGGCCGCGGCTTCTACCAGTTGATGACCATGCTTCCGCAGGAACGGCTTTCGATCGCGGTGATGGCCCTGGCACACGCGCGTGCCGCGTTCGACGAGACCTTGGCCTACTGCAAGACCCGGCACGCGTTCGGTCAACCCATCGGGTCCTTTCAGAATTCGAGGTTCCAGCTGGCGACCATGCGCACGGAGCTAGACGTCGCACAGGCCTTCGTCGATGCTCAACTGACCGCGCATCTGACCGGCGAGCTGACCGGCGAGGAAGCGGCGCAGGCTAAGTGGTGGTGTACCGACCTCAACAGCCGGGTGCTGCACACCTGCGTCCAATTGCACGGCGCCTACGGTTACATGGAGGAATGTGCCGTCGGGCGGGCCTGGCGCGACGGCCGGGCGATGGCCATATACGGAGGCACAAACGAGATCATGAAGGACATCATCGGCCGCCGGATGCTGGGTGTCTGA